A single region of the Pseudomonas sp. B21-023 genome encodes:
- a CDS encoding DNA/RNA non-specific endonuclease — MRRLLFLLLALSLTSCAPRLPSPTPPEPAATPLTLLDHGRFRLWYDCQRGEPHRFSFTLDKDQGHLPRVDNFRIDRSLPEGCMGQFSAKAYSTPKGYHRGHLAANNHFDDDRAAMDASNLMSNIVPQLASHNSRTWYQTELLTECYRDLRPVTVIGGVVFGHAGAALDNDAFVQSHGIATPEAFWKVLLTEDEHGQPQVIAWWIPHQAGLGTDLDPYLRSVRQIETALGPDEPPIEVPEQLKDQRPPHTWPLPAHCDRE, encoded by the coding sequence ATGCGCCGTTTGCTGTTCCTGTTGCTGGCCCTGAGCCTGACCTCGTGCGCGCCCCGCCTGCCCTCCCCAACACCTCCCGAGCCTGCCGCCACGCCGCTGACCCTGCTCGACCATGGGCGCTTCCGGCTCTGGTACGACTGCCAGCGCGGCGAGCCGCACCGTTTCAGCTTCACCCTCGACAAGGACCAGGGTCACCTGCCTCGCGTCGATAACTTCCGTATCGATCGCAGCCTGCCCGAGGGTTGCATGGGCCAGTTCTCGGCCAAGGCCTACTCGACACCCAAGGGCTATCACCGCGGCCACCTGGCAGCCAACAATCATTTCGACGACGACCGGGCGGCGATGGACGCCTCCAACCTGATGAGCAATATCGTCCCGCAGTTGGCCTCGCACAACAGCCGCACCTGGTACCAGACCGAGCTGCTGACCGAGTGCTACCGCGACCTGCGCCCGGTGACGGTAATCGGTGGCGTGGTGTTCGGCCATGCCGGCGCGGCCCTGGACAACGATGCCTTCGTCCAGTCCCACGGCATCGCCACGCCCGAGGCGTTCTGGAAGGTGCTGCTGACCGAGGATGAACACGGACAGCCCCAGGTCATCGCCTGGTGGATCCCGCACCAGGCCGGACTCGGTACCGACCTGGACCCATACTTGCGCAGCGTTCGCCAGATCGAGACTGCGCTTGGCCCGGACGAGCCGCCGATCGAGGTGCCCGAGCAGCTGAAAGATCAGCGCCCGCCCCACACCTGGCCACTGCCGGCGCATTGCGACCGAGAGTGA
- a CDS encoding MFS transporter → MSIAHEVPPATLRRVIAASAIGNFVEWFDFAVYGFLATLIASQFFASEDESVALLKTFAVFAVAFALRPLGGIVFGALGDRLGRKRILSLTILLMAGSTTLIGLLPTYASIGVLAPALLTLARCLQGFSAGGEYAGACAYLMEHAPRGRRAFYGSFVPVSTFSAFACAAVIAYGLEASLTAEAMNAWGWRIPFLVAAPLGLVGLYLRWRMEETPAFRQAIAEGKAHNHSPLGDTLRHHGRTIRNLGAFISLTALSFYMFTTYFATYLQTVGHLSRAQALLVSTVALLFAAAGCPLAGAFSDRVGRRRTIGFTCLWVMVAVFPAYWLASSGSLTGALLGVILLAIGALMSGVVTAALLSECFPTRSRYTASAITYNVAYTLFGGTAPLVATWLIEQSGSRLAPAFYLVVIALLALVGGLALPETSQVSLHRESEGARRHADSDKAMSTD, encoded by the coding sequence ATGTCCATCGCCCACGAGGTCCCACCCGCCACCTTGCGGCGGGTGATCGCTGCCTCGGCCATTGGCAACTTCGTCGAATGGTTCGACTTCGCCGTCTACGGTTTCCTCGCCACGCTGATCGCCAGCCAGTTCTTCGCCAGCGAGGATGAAAGCGTCGCCCTGCTCAAGACCTTCGCCGTGTTTGCCGTGGCCTTCGCCCTGCGCCCGCTGGGCGGCATCGTGTTCGGCGCGCTGGGCGACCGCCTCGGGCGCAAGCGCATCCTGTCGTTGACCATCCTGCTGATGGCCGGCTCCACCACGCTGATCGGCCTGCTGCCGACCTATGCCAGCATCGGCGTGCTGGCCCCGGCGCTGCTCACCCTTGCCCGTTGCCTGCAGGGGTTTTCCGCAGGGGGTGAATATGCCGGCGCTTGCGCCTACCTGATGGAGCACGCGCCACGGGGCAGACGGGCGTTCTACGGCAGCTTCGTGCCGGTCTCGACCTTCTCCGCCTTCGCCTGCGCGGCGGTCATCGCCTATGGCCTGGAGGCGAGCCTCACTGCCGAGGCGATGAATGCCTGGGGTTGGCGTATTCCGTTCCTCGTCGCCGCGCCCCTGGGCCTAGTCGGCCTGTACCTGCGCTGGCGCATGGAGGAAACCCCGGCGTTTCGCCAGGCAATCGCCGAAGGCAAGGCCCACAACCATTCGCCGTTGGGCGACACCCTGCGCCACCATGGCCGCACCATCCGCAACCTTGGCGCGTTCATATCGCTGACAGCGCTGTCGTTCTACATGTTCACCACCTACTTCGCCACCTACCTGCAGACGGTCGGCCACCTGAGCCGCGCCCAGGCGCTCCTGGTCTCGACCGTGGCGCTGCTGTTCGCCGCCGCCGGTTGCCCGCTGGCGGGCGCCTTTTCCGATCGTGTCGGGCGACGCCGGACCATCGGCTTCACTTGCCTGTGGGTGATGGTCGCGGTATTCCCGGCCTACTGGCTGGCCAGTTCGGGGTCGCTGACCGGGGCATTGCTGGGGGTGATCCTGCTGGCCATCGGCGCGCTGATGAGTGGCGTGGTCACCGCCGCGCTGCTGTCGGAGTGCTTCCCCACCCGCAGCCGCTACACCGCCTCGGCGATCACCTACAACGTTGCCTACACCCTGTTTGGCGGCACCGCGCCGCTGGTGGCGACCTGGTTGATCGAACAAAGCGGCAGCCGCCTGGCGCCGGCGTTCTACCTGGTGGTGATTGCCTTGCTGGCGTTGGTGGGCGGGTTGGCGTTGCCGGAGACATCGCAGGTTTCACTACACCGTGAAAGCGAAGGCGCGCGCCGGCATGCCGATAGCGATAAAGCGATGTCGACGGACTGA
- a CDS encoding carboxynorspermidine decarboxylase: MIKTPYYLIDKTKLLSNMEKIAYVREHSGAKALLALKCFATWSVFDLMQQYMDGTTSSSLFELKLGRQKFAGETHAYSVAWADDEVEEMLENCDKIIFNSIGQLERFAEQSEGKVRGLRVNPQVSSSDYLLADPARPFSRLGEWDPEKIEKVIEKISGFMFHNNCENGDFSLFDKMLTHIEERFGHLLHKVEWVSLGGGIHFTGEDYAVDAFCARLKQFSQTYGVQVYLEPGEAAITNSASLEVTVLDTLYNGKHLAVVDSSIEAHLLDLLIYRLNAKMAPNDGAHTYMVCGKSCLAGDIFGEYQFDKPLAIGDRLSFVDTAGYTMVKKNWFNGLKMPSIAVKQLDGSVEVVREFGFEDYVSSLS, translated from the coding sequence ATGATCAAGACGCCGTACTACCTCATCGACAAAACCAAGCTGCTGAGCAACATGGAGAAGATCGCCTACGTGCGCGAACACTCCGGTGCCAAGGCACTGCTTGCCCTCAAGTGTTTCGCTACCTGGTCGGTATTCGACCTGATGCAGCAGTACATGGACGGCACCACCTCGTCTTCGCTGTTCGAGCTCAAGCTCGGCCGCCAGAAGTTCGCCGGCGAAACCCATGCCTACAGCGTGGCCTGGGCCGACGACGAAGTCGAAGAGATGCTCGAGAACTGCGACAAGATCATCTTCAACTCCATCGGCCAGCTCGAGCGCTTTGCCGAGCAGTCCGAAGGCAAGGTGCGCGGCCTGCGCGTCAACCCGCAGGTGAGCAGCTCCGACTACCTGCTGGCCGACCCGGCGCGCCCGTTCAGCCGCCTCGGCGAGTGGGATCCTGAGAAGATCGAGAAGGTGATCGAGAAGATCTCCGGCTTCATGTTCCACAACAACTGCGAGAACGGCGACTTCAGCCTGTTCGACAAGATGCTTACGCACATCGAGGAACGTTTCGGCCATCTGCTGCACAAGGTCGAGTGGGTCAGCCTCGGCGGCGGCATCCACTTCACCGGCGAGGACTACGCGGTGGACGCCTTCTGCGCGCGCCTGAAGCAGTTCTCGCAAACCTACGGCGTACAGGTGTACCTGGAGCCGGGCGAAGCGGCCATCACCAACAGCGCCTCGCTGGAAGTGACCGTGCTCGACACCCTGTACAACGGCAAGCACCTGGCCGTGGTCGACAGCTCCATCGAAGCGCACCTGCTCGACCTGCTGATCTACCGCCTCAACGCCAAGATGGCCCCCAACGACGGCGCGCACACCTACATGGTCTGTGGCAAGTCGTGCCTGGCCGGCGACATCTTCGGCGAGTACCAATTCGACAAGCCACTGGCCATCGGTGATCGGCTGTCGTTCGTCGACACGGCGGGCTACACCATGGTCAAGAAAAACTGGTTCAACGGTCTGAAAATGCCATCCATCGCGGTCAAGCAACTCGACGGCAGCGTCGAAGTGGTGCGCGAGTTCGGTTTCGAAGACTACGTTTCGAGCCTGTCGTAA
- a CDS encoding sensor domain-containing diguanylate cyclase, with protein MPPHARRPDLRTLILALCAITALVMLLASYFASYRVQRQLLIDSALEANRAYAAKVAAVTENTLGNALQQLAYSASQCARHPDDVNLVQAEIDRLQQQSNLFNSTLRVSAQGVVRTLAPAPLQHLAGTQASSAASREALRERRTLVSTPFLSAAGNLLVIMSQPIFDADGRYQGYIGGSLYLRERNLLNSLLGTHFYQNGAYLYVIDRNRRLLFHPDSQRVGTLVGDNSLVDELPHLDHGTRRLVNSQGVEMLAGFATVPSTGWAIVSQQPLQQTVAPLRHLILNVIAISAPLALLGCLLLCWLTQVIAHPLRQLATVARGTGEQQTTERIHQVRAWYAEAAELKRALLFGLNLLQERIGRLNHDAQTDPLTGLLNRRGLQQALRLLQAEKRGFAVVVLDIDHFKRINDNHGHDIGDLVLQRLAGLMRGTCREGDLLCRTGGEEFLMLLPGAGLEVATAIAGHLRLTVEHTPIEPIGGITLSLGVASWQPLTGDEPGDTLRKADQALYRAKQKGRNRVCIDSQA; from the coding sequence ATGCCCCCCCACGCTCGGCGCCCCGACCTGCGCACTCTCATACTCGCGCTCTGCGCCATCACCGCGCTGGTGATGCTGCTGGCCAGTTACTTCGCCAGCTACCGTGTGCAACGCCAACTGCTGATCGACAGTGCCCTGGAAGCCAACCGGGCCTACGCCGCCAAAGTGGCCGCCGTGACCGAGAACACCCTGGGCAACGCCCTGCAGCAACTGGCCTATAGCGCCAGCCAATGTGCCCGGCACCCCGATGACGTTAACCTGGTACAGGCTGAAATCGACCGCCTGCAACAGCAAAGCAACCTGTTCAACTCAACCTTGCGGGTCAGCGCCCAAGGTGTGGTGCGCACGCTTGCGCCAGCGCCACTGCAACACCTGGCCGGTACCCAGGCCAGCTCGGCCGCGTCCCGGGAAGCCTTGCGCGAGCGCCGTACGCTGGTTTCCACGCCCTTCCTGTCGGCGGCCGGCAACCTGTTGGTGATCATGTCGCAGCCGATCTTCGACGCCGACGGACGCTACCAGGGCTATATCGGCGGCAGCCTGTACCTGCGCGAACGTAACTTGCTCAACAGCCTGCTGGGCACGCACTTCTACCAGAACGGCGCCTACCTCTACGTGATTGATCGCAACCGTCGACTGCTGTTCCACCCCGACAGCCAGCGGGTCGGCACGCTGGTGGGCGACAACTCGCTGGTCGACGAACTCCCCCATCTTGACCACGGCACCCGCCGGCTGGTGAACAGCCAGGGCGTGGAAATGCTCGCCGGTTTCGCCACGGTGCCCAGCACCGGCTGGGCCATCGTTTCCCAGCAACCGCTGCAACAGACCGTGGCACCGCTGCGCCACCTGATCCTCAATGTCATCGCCATTTCCGCGCCGCTGGCCCTGCTCGGCTGCCTGCTGCTGTGTTGGCTGACGCAAGTCATCGCCCACCCGCTCAGGCAACTGGCCACGGTCGCCCGGGGCACGGGCGAGCAGCAGACCACCGAGCGCATCCACCAGGTTCGCGCCTGGTACGCCGAGGCTGCGGAGCTCAAACGCGCCCTGCTGTTCGGCCTGAACCTGTTGCAGGAGCGCATCGGCCGACTCAACCATGACGCCCAGACCGACCCGCTCACCGGACTGCTCAACCGCCGTGGCCTGCAGCAGGCACTGCGTTTGCTGCAGGCCGAGAAACGCGGCTTCGCCGTGGTGGTACTGGACATCGACCATTTCAAGCGGATCAACGACAACCACGGCCATGACATCGGCGACCTGGTCCTGCAGCGGCTGGCAGGCCTGATGCGTGGTACCTGCCGTGAGGGCGACCTGCTGTGCCGCACCGGTGGCGAGGAGTTCCTGATGCTCCTGCCGGGCGCGGGTTTGGAGGTGGCGACCGCCATCGCCGGCCACCTGCGCCTGACCGTGGAGCATACCCCTATCGAACCTATCGGCGGGATTACCCTGTCCCTGGGCGTGGCCAGCTGGCAGCCCCTGACGGGTGACGAGCCTGGCGATACCCTGCGCAAAGCTGACCAGGCGCTGTACCGGGCCAAGCAGAAGGGGCGCAACCGCGTGTGCATCGACAGCCAGGCCTGA
- the katG gene encoding catalase/peroxidase HPI, which yields MANESKCPFHQTAGGGTSNRDWWPDQLNLKILHQHSSKSDPMDPDFDYGKAFKSLDFQALKKDLSALMTDSQDWWPADFGHYGPLFIRMAWHSAGTYRIGDGRGGAGSGQQRFAPLNSWPDNVSLDKARRLLWPIKQKYGNKISWADLIVLTGNVALESMGFKTFGFSGGRADVWEPDEDVYWGSEKVWLGGDTRYGKEQVKAQPPGQGDLVAEPAKHGEEQNRDLSAERNLENPLAAVQMGLIYVNPEGPEGEPDPVKSGKDIRETFGRMAMNDEETVALIAGGHAFGKTHGAGPADNVGAEPEAAGLELQGLGWSNKFGTGKGGDTITSGLEVTWTSTPTQWSNEYLNNLFNFEWELTKSPAGAHQWRPKDGKGAGTVPDAHDPGKKHAPSMLTSDLALRFDPIYEPIARRFKDNPDQLADAFARAWYKLIHRDMGPLARYLGPEMPNEELLWQDPLPKAGPQPSDADIAALKAKVLASGLSVGELVSAAWASASTFRGSDKRGGANGGRLRLAPQNGWTANQGLDKVLAALEKIRNEGGNKISLADLIVLAGSAAVEKAAKDAGHNISVPFHPGRVDASQEQTDVESFAVLEPLADGFRNFSKARYSVKAEKLLLDKAQLLTLTAPELTVLIGGLRVLGANHGGSKEGVFTDRVGVLSNDFFRNLLDMGVEWKPTSADNEAFEGRDRKTGQVKWTASRVDLVFGSHAQLRAVSEVYGSSDAREKFVKDFVAAWVKVMELDRFDLP from the coding sequence ATGGCGAACGAATCGAAATGCCCGTTCCACCAGACCGCCGGTGGCGGCACCAGCAACCGTGACTGGTGGCCTGACCAGCTCAACCTGAAGATCCTCCACCAGCACTCCAGCAAGTCCGACCCCATGGACCCGGACTTCGACTACGGCAAGGCGTTCAAGAGCCTCGACTTCCAGGCCTTGAAAAAAGACCTGAGCGCCTTGATGACCGACTCCCAGGACTGGTGGCCGGCCGACTTCGGCCACTATGGCCCGTTGTTCATCCGCATGGCCTGGCACAGCGCCGGTACCTATCGCATCGGCGATGGCCGTGGCGGCGCCGGCTCCGGCCAGCAGCGCTTCGCCCCGCTCAACAGCTGGCCGGACAACGTCAGCCTGGACAAGGCCCGGCGCCTGTTGTGGCCGATCAAGCAGAAGTACGGCAACAAGATCTCCTGGGCCGACCTGATCGTGCTTACCGGCAACGTCGCCCTGGAGTCCATGGGCTTCAAGACCTTCGGTTTTTCCGGTGGCCGCGCCGATGTGTGGGAGCCCGACGAGGACGTGTACTGGGGCTCGGAGAAGGTCTGGCTGGGTGGTGACACCCGTTACGGCAAGGAACAGGTCAAGGCCCAGCCGCCCGGCCAGGGTGACCTGGTGGCCGAGCCCGCCAAGCATGGCGAGGAACAGAACCGCGACCTGTCTGCCGAGCGCAACCTGGAAAACCCGTTGGCCGCCGTGCAGATGGGCCTGATCTACGTCAACCCGGAAGGACCGGAGGGCGAGCCCGACCCGGTGAAATCCGGCAAGGATATCCGTGAGACCTTTGGCCGCATGGCCATGAACGATGAAGAGACGGTGGCGCTGATCGCCGGCGGCCATGCCTTCGGCAAGACCCACGGCGCCGGCCCCGCCGACAATGTCGGCGCCGAGCCGGAAGCCGCGGGCCTCGAGCTGCAGGGCCTGGGCTGGAGCAACAAGTTCGGTACCGGCAAGGGTGGCGACACGATCACCAGCGGCCTGGAAGTGACCTGGACCTCGACCCCGACTCAGTGGAGCAACGAGTACCTGAACAACCTGTTCAACTTCGAGTGGGAACTGACCAAGAGCCCGGCTGGCGCCCACCAGTGGCGGCCGAAGGATGGCAAGGGCGCGGGGACCGTGCCTGATGCCCATGATCCCGGCAAGAAGCACGCGCCGTCGATGCTCACCTCTGACCTGGCGCTGCGCTTCGACCCGATCTATGAGCCCATCGCCCGGCGCTTCAAGGACAACCCCGACCAGCTCGCCGATGCCTTCGCCCGTGCCTGGTACAAGCTGATCCACCGCGACATGGGCCCGCTGGCACGCTACCTCGGGCCGGAAATGCCCAACGAGGAGCTGCTGTGGCAGGACCCGCTGCCCAAGGCAGGGCCTCAACCCAGCGACGCCGATATCGCCGCGCTCAAGGCCAAGGTGCTGGCTTCTGGGCTGAGTGTCGGCGAACTGGTGTCCGCCGCCTGGGCCTCGGCCTCGACCTTCCGCGGTTCCGACAAGCGCGGCGGCGCCAACGGCGGCCGCCTGCGCCTGGCGCCGCAGAACGGTTGGACGGCGAACCAGGGGCTGGACAAGGTGCTGGCGGCGCTGGAGAAGATCCGCAACGAGGGCGGCAACAAGATCTCCCTGGCCGATCTGATCGTGCTGGCCGGCAGCGCGGCGGTGGAAAAAGCCGCCAAGGATGCCGGGCACAACATCAGCGTGCCGTTCCATCCGGGGCGCGTGGATGCCTCGCAGGAGCAGACCGATGTCGAGTCGTTCGCGGTGCTTGAGCCTCTGGCCGACGGTTTCCGCAACTTCAGCAAGGCGCGCTACAGCGTCAAGGCCGAGAAATTGCTGCTGGACAAGGCCCAGTTGCTGACGCTCACCGCACCGGAGCTGACCGTGCTGATCGGCGGCCTGCGGGTGCTTGGCGCCAACCATGGCGGCAGCAAGGAGGGTGTGTTCACCGACAGGGTCGGCGTGCTCAGCAACGACTTCTTCCGCAACCTGCTGGACATGGGCGTGGAGTGGAAACCGACTTCGGCGGACAACGAAGCGTTCGAGGGCCGTGACCGCAAGACCGGCCAGGTGAAATGGACCGCCAGCCGGGTCGACCTGGTGTTCGGCTCCCATGCGCAGCTGCGTGCCGTGAGCGAGGTGTATGGCAGCAGCGATGCCAGGGAGAAGTTCGTCAAGGACTTCGTCGCGGCGTGGGTGAAGGTGATGGAGCTGGACAGGTTCGATTTGCCGTGA
- a CDS encoding iron ABC transporter permease, translating to MSRLLPISLFALLALCLAMLAGIAIGETRVGAEAIWQVLANQLWQAGHAVDPIDAGIVWNYRLPRTLVAAACGAGLATCGVILQALLRNPLAEPYLLGLSAGASTGAVAVGLFGLGGAVLSLSAGAFIGALAAFALVLLLSRASGSRHDNAQVILAGIAGSQLFNALTAFLITKSATAEQARGILFWLLGNLSGVRWPSVWLAVPVALFGLAICLWQRRALDAFTFGADSAASLGVPVRRTQLLLISCAALVTAVMVSIVGAIGFVGLVIPHALRLLLGPGHSRLLPASALGGALFLIIADILSRTLITGQVIPVGVVTALIGAPVFALILVSRRGRP from the coding sequence ATGAGCCGCCTGCTGCCTATCAGCCTCTTTGCCTTGCTCGCCCTGTGCCTGGCCATGCTTGCCGGGATTGCCATCGGCGAGACCCGAGTCGGCGCCGAGGCGATCTGGCAGGTGCTGGCCAACCAGCTGTGGCAGGCCGGCCATGCCGTCGACCCGATCGACGCCGGCATCGTCTGGAACTACCGCCTGCCGCGCACCCTGGTCGCCGCCGCTTGTGGCGCGGGGCTGGCGACCTGCGGGGTGATCCTCCAGGCGCTGCTGCGCAACCCGCTGGCCGAACCGTACCTACTGGGCCTGTCGGCCGGTGCCTCGACCGGTGCGGTGGCGGTGGGGTTGTTCGGCCTGGGCGGGGCGGTGCTGTCGCTGTCGGCAGGCGCCTTCATCGGCGCGCTGGCGGCGTTCGCCCTGGTGCTGCTGCTGTCGCGCGCCAGTGGCAGCCGCCATGACAACGCCCAGGTGATCCTCGCCGGCATCGCCGGCTCGCAGCTGTTCAACGCGCTCACCGCCTTTCTCATCACCAAGTCGGCCACCGCCGAGCAGGCCCGCGGCATCCTGTTCTGGCTGTTGGGCAACCTCAGCGGCGTGCGCTGGCCGTCGGTGTGGCTGGCGGTGCCGGTCGCTCTGTTCGGCCTCGCGATATGCCTGTGGCAACGCCGGGCACTGGACGCCTTTACCTTCGGTGCCGACTCGGCGGCCTCGCTGGGCGTACCGGTGCGCCGTACACAGCTGCTGCTGATCAGTTGCGCGGCGCTGGTCACCGCGGTGATGGTGTCCATCGTCGGCGCCATCGGCTTCGTCGGCCTGGTCATCCCCCACGCCTTGCGCCTGCTGCTCGGCCCCGGGCATAGCCGCCTGCTACCGGCCAGCGCCCTGGGCGGTGCGCTGTTCCTGATCATCGCCGACATCCTCTCGCGCACCCTGATCACCGGCCAGGTGATCCCGGTGGGCGTGGTCACGGCCTTGATCGGCGCACCGGTGTTCGCGTTGATCCTGGTCAGCCGCCGGGGGCGCCCATGA
- a CDS encoding ABC transporter ATP-binding protein, protein MSVMTTIADAPLTCQGLSLRLGGRDVLQGVDLSVMSGETLGVVGPNGSGKSTLLKLLAGLRTPSSGNVRLLGEALERMPRRHIAQRLALVEQQADTLDAISVYDAVALGRTPWLSALAPFGNDDRAIVEQALADADASHLRRRLWGELSGGERQRVHIARALAQRPQLLLLDEPTNHLDIQHQLGLLRQVQALPVTTLVALHDLNQALTCDRLAVLDQGRLVALGKPEAVLTPERLLGTFGVRGHYLVDPYDGARVLRFRA, encoded by the coding sequence ATGAGCGTGATGACCACCATCGCCGACGCGCCGCTCACCTGCCAAGGGCTCAGCCTGCGCCTGGGCGGACGCGACGTGCTGCAGGGTGTCGATCTGAGCGTGATGTCCGGCGAAACCCTGGGCGTGGTCGGCCCCAACGGCTCGGGCAAGTCCACCCTGCTCAAGCTGCTCGCCGGCCTGCGCACGCCCAGCAGTGGCAACGTGCGCCTGCTCGGCGAAGCGCTGGAGCGCATGCCACGCCGGCATATCGCCCAGCGCCTGGCCCTGGTCGAGCAACAGGCCGACACCCTGGACGCCATCAGCGTGTACGACGCCGTCGCCCTGGGCCGCACGCCCTGGCTCTCGGCCCTGGCACCGTTCGGCAACGATGACCGCGCCATCGTCGAACAGGCGCTGGCCGACGCCGACGCCAGCCACCTGCGCCGACGGCTATGGGGCGAACTGTCTGGCGGCGAGCGCCAGCGCGTGCATATCGCCCGGGCCCTGGCGCAACGACCGCAGCTGCTGTTGCTGGACGAGCCAACCAACCATCTCGATATCCAGCACCAGCTCGGCTTGCTGCGCCAGGTGCAGGCGCTGCCAGTGACGACGCTGGTGGCGCTGCATGATCTTAACCAGGCACTGACTTGCGATCGGCTGGCCGTGCTCGATCAAGGGCGGTTGGTTGCGCTAGGCAAGCCGGAGGCGGTGTTGACGCCGGAGCGGTTGTTGGGGACGTTTGGGGTGCGGGGGCACTACCTGGTCGATCCGTATGATGGGGCGCGGGTGCTGCGGTTTCGTGCCTGA
- a CDS encoding VOC family protein: MLQRNTMVPELIVSDLDSSLDFWVSLLGFEIAYQRPEQRFAYLDLHGAQVMLEQLDADDHWLTGPLEKPFGRGINLQIDVAAVAPLLERLERQRWPLFRACEEVWYRADAVEVGLRQFLVQDPDGYLLRLAQKLGERPVALSAR, from the coding sequence ATGCTACAGCGCAACACAATGGTGCCCGAACTGATCGTCAGCGACCTCGACAGCAGCCTGGATTTCTGGGTGTCGTTGCTGGGCTTCGAGATTGCCTATCAACGCCCGGAGCAGCGTTTCGCCTACCTCGACCTGCACGGCGCGCAGGTGATGCTCGAGCAGCTCGATGCCGATGATCACTGGCTCACCGGGCCGCTGGAAAAGCCCTTCGGGCGGGGAATCAACCTGCAGATCGATGTCGCCGCTGTCGCGCCGCTGCTCGAACGGTTGGAGCGCCAACGCTGGCCGTTGTTCCGGGCATGCGAGGAGGTCTGGTATCGCGCAGATGCCGTCGAAGTGGGGTTGCGCCAGTTCCTGGTCCAGGACCCGGATGGCTACCTGTTGCGGCTGGCGCAGAAACTGGGCGAGCGCCCGGTTGCGTTATCCGCGCGGTAG
- a CDS encoding ABC transporter substrate-binding protein, with the protein MPHRLAALLAGLSLSGLAHASATQYPLTVDNCGMPQTFTQAPQRAVTVGQAGTELLYALGLGERLAGTSLWFNNVLPEFKTQNDKVPRLADNEPSFEAVVGKRPQLVTAQFEWMIGAQGAVGTREQFQELGIPTYLLPSDCEGKDNLVGADGTRLQPFKVQSIYKSVSQLAEIFDVQERGARLNAELQGQLEQARQRLAGQDLAHTSALFWFSSADLKTDPYVAGRQGVADYMLQTLGVRNVVESSEEWPTVGWETLARANPTWLIVARMDRRRYPADDYQKKLDFLRSDPVTRNMDAVKHGRIIVLDADAMQAGIRLFRGLDVLSSAFASGKAPQP; encoded by the coding sequence ATGCCGCACCGCCTCGCCGCCCTCCTCGCCGGCCTGTCCCTGTCGGGCCTGGCCCACGCCAGCGCCACCCAGTACCCGCTGACCGTCGACAACTGCGGCATGCCGCAGACCTTCACCCAGGCCCCGCAACGGGCGGTGACCGTCGGCCAGGCCGGCACCGAGCTGCTCTATGCCCTGGGCCTCGGTGAGCGGCTGGCGGGCACCTCGCTGTGGTTCAACAACGTGCTGCCGGAATTCAAGACGCAGAACGACAAGGTCCCGCGTCTGGCCGACAACGAACCGAGCTTCGAGGCGGTGGTCGGCAAACGTCCGCAACTGGTGACGGCGCAGTTCGAGTGGATGATCGGCGCCCAGGGCGCGGTCGGCACCCGCGAGCAGTTCCAGGAGCTGGGCATCCCCACCTACCTGCTGCCCTCGGACTGCGAGGGCAAGGACAACCTGGTGGGCGCCGACGGCACCCGCCTGCAGCCGTTCAAGGTGCAGAGCATCTACAAGAGCGTCAGCCAGCTGGCCGAGATCTTCGACGTGCAGGAACGTGGCGCGCGCCTGAATGCCGAGCTCCAGGGCCAGCTGGAACAGGCCAGGCAGCGCCTGGCCGGCCAGGACCTGGCGCACACCAGCGCGCTGTTCTGGTTTTCCAGCGCCGACCTCAAGACCGACCCCTATGTCGCCGGCCGCCAGGGCGTGGCCGACTACATGCTGCAGACCCTTGGCGTGCGCAACGTGGTCGAATCCAGCGAAGAATGGCCTACCGTGGGCTGGGAGACCCTGGCCAGGGCCAACCCCACCTGGCTTATCGTCGCGCGCATGGACCGCCGTCGCTACCCGGCCGACGACTACCAGAAAAAACTCGACTTCCTGCGCAGCGACCCGGTCACGCGCAATATGGACGCGGTCAAGCACGGCCGCATCATCGTCCTCGATGCCGACGCCATGCAGGCCGGCATACGCCTGTTCCGCGGCCTGGACGTGCTGTCCAGCGCCTTCGCCAGCGGTAAAGCACCCCAGCCATGA